The following coding sequences are from one Malaciobacter pacificus window:
- a CDS encoding TRAP transporter permease, with the protein MIKIKYFKEITFVYAIFISLFHFGINIWGGLSDLWFNSAHFALLASLGFLTYEASKGEDEVSILNLLFAILSLATFAYMMFFEESLYEVAKGQMRTSDLIVAGMTIVLAIEMVRKTTGYIIPGIIIFCIAYLLFLGQHFEGVFAFAGMSVERFLYRMFYTNEGLFGPIATISATYVFMFILFAAFLLKSGAGDFIVDVADAVAGKYTGGTGHVAVISSAMMGTISGSAVANTVSTGSITIPMMKKAGFKGEFAAAVEAAASTGGQIMPPIMGAGAFIMAQMTHIPFVTIISVSILPAILYFASIAFYINIHAKENNIKGEKKNVKVLPILREGFHFIIPLSTLVGLLIYGFTPTYSAGIAIVTIVLASYLTKNKRMGIKEILEALALGSKNMIVTGVLLVAVGIIVGIINISGIGITFSQLIMEWSGNSLLLAIVLVAVASLVLGMGLPVTASYVVLSVLSAPALVGLMLSPEMAALVNAGIQIPEVTMYLLSAHLIIFWLSQDSNLTPPVCLAAFAAAAIAKTPPMKTGMVSWKVGKGMYIIPLLFAFTPLVNGSWFERFEIFGFALFGIMSFSIVMEGFWDKKMSILERVIFAFAAFFLLTPDSVFNIESFFGIIQNTHLLGFGIFAVAIIMHKMLSKEERAYARAN; encoded by the coding sequence ATGATAAAAATAAAATATTTTAAAGAGATAACATTTGTTTATGCCATATTTATTTCACTATTTCATTTTGGAATAAATATTTGGGGAGGGTTGAGTGATTTATGGTTTAATAGTGCTCATTTTGCACTATTAGCATCACTTGGATTTTTAACTTACGAAGCTTCAAAAGGAGAAGATGAAGTTAGTATATTAAATCTATTATTTGCAATACTTTCTCTTGCAACATTTGCTTATATGATGTTTTTTGAAGAATCACTATATGAAGTTGCAAAAGGTCAAATGAGAACTAGTGATTTAATAGTTGCAGGTATGACAATAGTTTTAGCTATAGAAATGGTTAGAAAGACTACTGGATATATTATTCCTGGAATTATCATTTTCTGTATTGCATATTTACTATTTTTAGGTCAACATTTTGAGGGTGTTTTTGCATTTGCTGGTATGAGTGTTGAAAGATTTTTATATAGAATGTTCTATACAAATGAAGGATTATTTGGTCCAATTGCTACAATCTCAGCAACTTATGTATTTATGTTTATTCTTTTTGCAGCCTTTTTATTAAAATCTGGGGCAGGTGATTTTATCGTTGATGTAGCAGATGCCGTTGCTGGAAAATATACTGGAGGAACTGGACATGTTGCAGTAATTTCATCAGCTATGATGGGAACTATTTCTGGAAGTGCCGTTGCAAACACAGTTAGTACAGGCTCTATCACAATCCCTATGATGAAAAAAGCAGGCTTTAAAGGTGAGTTCGCAGCTGCAGTTGAAGCAGCAGCAAGTACTGGGGGTCAAATTATGCCTCCAATTATGGGAGCAGGGGCATTTATCATGGCTCAGATGACTCATATACCTTTTGTGACTATTATTTCAGTTTCTATTTTACCTGCTATTTTATATTTTGCTTCAATCGCATTTTATATCAATATTCATGCAAAAGAGAATAATATTAAAGGTGAGAAAAAGAATGTAAAAGTATTGCCAATATTAAGAGAAGGTTTTCACTTTATAATTCCTCTTTCAACTTTAGTAGGGCTTTTGATTTACGGATTTACGCCAACATATTCTGCAGGTATTGCAATAGTTACTATTGTTTTAGCTTCTTATTTAACAAAAAACAAAAGAATGGGAATAAAAGAGATTTTAGAAGCTTTAGCATTAGGAAGTAAAAATATGATTGTAACTGGAGTTTTACTAGTTGCAGTTGGAATTATTGTTGGTATTATAAATATTTCTGGAATAGGAATTACTTTTTCACAACTAATTATGGAGTGGTCTGGTAACTCTTTACTTTTAGCTATTGTTTTAGTTGCAGTAGCTTCACTTGTATTAGGAATGGGATTACCAGTTACTGCTTCTTATGTAGTATTATCAGTTTTATCAGCACCTGCTCTAGTTGGATTAATGTTAAGTCCTGAAATGGCTGCACTTGTAAATGCTGGTATTCAAATTCCAGAAGTTACTATGTATTTATTATCAGCTCACTTGATAATCTTTTGGCTTTCTCAAGATTCAAATCTTACGCCACCTGTATGTTTAGCAGCATTTGCAGCAGCTGCTATTGCAAAAACTCCACCTATGAAAACTGGTATGGTTTCATGGAAAGTAGGTAAGGGAATGTATATTATTCCATTACTATTTGCATTTACTCCATTAGTAAATGGTTCTTGGTTTGAAAGGTTTGAAATCTTTGGCTTTGCACTATTTGGTATTATGAGTTTTTCTATTGTTATGGAAGGTTTTTGGGATAAAAAAATGTCTATATTAGAAAGAGTTATCTTTGCATTTGCCGCATTTTTTCTATTGACTCCTGATAGTGTATTTAATATTGAGAGTTTCTTTGGTATTATTCAAAATACACATTTATTAGGCTTTGGTATTTTTGCTGTAGCTATAATAATGCATAAAATGTTATCAAAAGAGGAAAGAGCTTATGCAAGAGCTAATTAA
- a CDS encoding lactate utilization protein has product MQELINTLENCGYKVHLAKDKNEAFEISKTYIKDGISVGLGGSTSVGQIGLLDYLVKNENITLYNQYEAGITMDENIERRRKGMLTDLYVTGTNTLTKDGKLVNADGSGNRVAAMIFGPKNVLVIVGKNKIVDTVEDGFKRIMEVAAVKNIDRMNSKAIEMGKEPRHNLDNIANKFSYIKADDKDRIILVLVDEELGF; this is encoded by the coding sequence ATGCAAGAGCTAATTAATACATTAGAAAATTGTGGATATAAAGTTCATTTAGCTAAAGATAAAAATGAAGCTTTTGAAATATCTAAAACATATATAAAAGATGGAATTTCAGTTGGGCTTGGTGGTTCAACTTCAGTTGGTCAAATTGGGCTTTTAGATTATTTAGTTAAAAATGAAAACATCACTTTATATAACCAGTATGAAGCTGGAATAACTATGGATGAAAACATAGAAAGAAGAAGAAAAGGTATGCTAACAGACCTTTATGTTACAGGAACAAATACACTTACAAAAGATGGAAAACTTGTAAATGCTGATGGTAGTGGAAATAGAGTTGCAGCTATGATATTTGGACCTAAAAATGTTTTAGTTATAGTTGGAAAAAATAAAATAGTAGATACTGTTGAAGATGGTTTTAAAAGAATTATGGAAGTTGCTGCTGTTAAAAATATAGATAGAATGAATTCAAAAGCAATAGAAATGGGAAAAGAACCAAGACATAACTTAGATAATATTGCTAATAAATTTTCTTATATTAAAGCTGATGATAAAGATAGAATTATCTTAGTTTTAGTAGATGAAGAGTTAGGTTTTTAG
- a CDS encoding AEC family transporter, with translation MIHIFSALIPVFSLILIGYFFKRISFPSNEFWPMADKLTYFVLMPSLLIYKLSSAQFHADSINFVLASLLAIFFTMVVLIIFNKFSPTKNSSFTSIVQGGIRFNTYVFLALSGSIFGDEGLILSAIILTFAIPFINILCVTIFALYSDNDKLDFKYLVKSIVTNPLIIACAIGAGINFLEIPLHVSIENLLEILSKAALPMGLLSVGFALVLKEIKSAKKDLIITCIGKFIVLPLLIYIFGLYFELSDIMIAVLVLFGVLPTAPSSFILARQLGGNLELMTSIITVQTLVSALFIILFLNYFI, from the coding sequence ATGATACATATATTTTCAGCACTTATTCCAGTCTTTTCACTGATACTAATTGGATACTTCTTTAAAAGAATAAGTTTTCCATCAAATGAGTTCTGGCCAATGGCAGATAAGCTAACATATTTCGTACTTATGCCTTCACTTTTAATATATAAACTCTCAAGCGCACAGTTTCACGCTGATAGTATTAATTTTGTATTAGCTTCACTTTTAGCAATATTTTTCACTATGGTTGTTTTAATTATATTTAATAAGTTTAGTCCTACTAAAAATAGTTCATTTACCTCTATAGTTCAAGGAGGTATTAGATTTAATACCTATGTATTTTTAGCTTTAAGTGGTTCAATATTTGGAGATGAAGGTCTAATATTATCAGCTATTATTCTAACCTTTGCTATACCTTTTATAAATATACTTTGTGTAACTATCTTTGCACTTTATAGTGATAATGATAAATTAGATTTTAAATACTTAGTGAAATCAATAGTTACTAACCCATTGATTATAGCTTGTGCTATTGGCGCAGGAATAAACTTTTTAGAAATTCCACTTCATGTAAGCATAGAAAATCTTCTTGAAATATTAAGTAAAGCTGCCCTTCCTATGGGACTTTTATCTGTTGGTTTTGCATTAGTTTTAAAAGAAATAAAAAGTGCAAAAAAAGATTTAATTATTACGTGTATAGGGAAATTTATAGTTTTACCACTTCTAATTTATATATTTGGATTGTATTTTGAACTAAGTGATATAATGATTGCTGTGTTAGTTTTATTTGGAGTTTTACCAACTGCACCTAGTTCTTTTATACTTGCAAGGCAACTTGGAGGAAATTTAGAGTTAATGACAAGTATTATTACAGTACAAACTTTAGTGTCTGCACTGTTTATAATACTGTTTTTAAACTATTTTATATAG
- a CDS encoding alanine/glycine:cation symporter family protein yields MLAEINSFLNDLIWGNILIYLLPVLGLFFTVSSRFVQFRYFFKMFNILRDTVHDKEGHISSFQALMLSVAGRVGGGNIAGVAVAITLGGPGAVFWMWVIGLIGMATSFFECSLAQLYKEKDGQDCKVYRGGPAYYATKALGQRWLGVIISILLMITFGFAFNATQSFIITTSFESSFEIPTYVTGVLLTFIFAITVFGGIKRITKLSEVIVPIMAVSYLLIALVVIILNFDKIPSLITMIVTEAFNPSTAIAGGIGAVLIQGAKRGMFSNEAGLGSAPNVAAVAYVAHPVQQGIVQSFSVFIDTIILCSCTAFIILLSGVYVPGNEGVQGVLLTQNALIEHIGPFGGYFVTFALLLFGFSSMLYNYYLAENSLNFFSKGNVTLFNAFRVFCVALIVWGSMQDLGSIFTFADLSMGLLAVINMVVIALLYKPVIALIKGYDKQISEGKKPVLRYNNYNEFNIDKETWKEIVDNINDTRKEDKK; encoded by the coding sequence ATGTTAGCTGAAATTAATTCGTTTTTAAATGACTTGATTTGGGGTAATATATTAATTTATTTATTACCAGTGTTAGGACTATTTTTTACAGTTAGTTCAAGATTTGTACAGTTTAGATATTTCTTTAAGATGTTCAATATTTTAAGGGATACAGTACATGATAAAGAGGGACATATTAGTTCGTTCCAAGCTTTAATGCTAAGTGTTGCTGGACGTGTTGGTGGAGGAAATATAGCTGGAGTTGCAGTAGCTATTACTCTTGGAGGTCCAGGGGCTGTATTTTGGATGTGGGTTATTGGACTTATTGGTATGGCAACAAGTTTCTTTGAGTGTTCATTAGCTCAATTATACAAAGAAAAAGATGGTCAAGATTGTAAGGTTTATAGAGGAGGACCTGCTTATTATGCTACAAAGGCACTAGGTCAAAGATGGTTAGGGGTAATAATCTCTATTTTACTTATGATTACTTTTGGTTTTGCATTTAATGCAACACAATCTTTTATTATTACTACTTCATTTGAATCTTCATTTGAAATTCCTACATATGTAACTGGAGTTTTATTAACATTTATTTTTGCTATTACTGTATTTGGTGGAATTAAAAGAATTACAAAATTATCTGAAGTAATTGTTCCAATTATGGCTGTTAGTTATTTACTTATTGCTCTTGTTGTGATTATTTTAAACTTCGATAAAATTCCTTCTTTAATTACTATGATTGTAACTGAAGCATTTAATCCAAGTACTGCAATAGCTGGTGGAATAGGTGCAGTGTTAATTCAAGGAGCTAAAAGAGGAATGTTCTCAAATGAAGCAGGTCTTGGAAGTGCACCAAATGTAGCAGCTGTTGCTTATGTGGCACACCCTGTTCAACAAGGTATTGTTCAGTCGTTCTCAGTGTTTATTGATACAATTATTCTTTGTTCTTGTACAGCATTTATTATTCTTTTATCAGGAGTTTATGTTCCTGGAAATGAAGGTGTTCAAGGAGTATTACTTACTCAAAATGCATTGATTGAGCATATTGGTCCTTTTGGTGGATATTTTGTAACATTTGCTTTATTACTGTTTGGTTTTTCTTCAATGCTATATAACTACTATCTAGCAGAAAATAGTTTAAACTTTTTCTCAAAAGGTAATGTAACTTTATTTAATGCCTTTAGAGTTTTTTGTGTTGCCTTAATTGTTTGGGGTTCTATGCAAGATTTAGGTTCTATTTTTACATTTGCAGATCTTTCTATGGGATTATTAGCAGTTATTAATATGGTTGTAATTGCACTATTATATAAACCTGTTATTGCACTTATAAAAGGTTATGATAAACAAATTAGTGAGGGTAAAAAGCCAGTTCTTAGATATAATAACTACAATGAATTTAATATTGATAAAGAGACTTGGAAAGAGATTGTTGATAATATTAATGATACAAGAAAAGAAGATAAAAAGTAA
- a CDS encoding sensor histidine kinase, with protein MFNKEGIPFFIITIPFLCVIFISIFSTSYYLKLTQEDFEKSKKEIILNFEKRVALNIIEQKSIELKIQQEKFKKFMIVMTSILVVFLALFSYLMMTIIKDVINKYVTKVNQKEAKLQYLNKNLESKVQAGIQEAKQKDKKILEQAKLARIGSMISMIAHQWRQPLSQLSAILMELQTATRFKKVDEEHIYKAVEKSDEMIEFMSNTIDDFRNFYKPDKTKEEFLLSDSCKKAINIIEATLYNLNIELNLNIVNDKKIYGYPTEFSQVILNIISNAKDILVEKKISKPRIILTIDTKGVLGIIEIEDNAGGISCENMELIFDPYFSTKDSSKGTGLGLYVSKLIVKRNMGGELSVYNSEKGAVFKIVIAG; from the coding sequence ATGTTTAACAAAGAGGGAATTCCTTTTTTTATAATTACAATACCATTTTTATGTGTAATATTTATATCTATATTTTCAACATCATATTACTTAAAATTAACACAAGAAGATTTTGAAAAATCAAAAAAAGAGATAATTTTAAACTTTGAAAAAAGAGTTGCTTTAAATATAATTGAACAAAAGAGTATTGAGTTAAAAATACAACAAGAAAAATTTAAAAAATTTATGATAGTTATGACTTCTATCTTAGTAGTATTTTTAGCTCTTTTCTCATATTTAATGATGACAATCATAAAAGATGTGATAAATAAGTATGTCACAAAAGTAAATCAAAAAGAAGCAAAACTTCAATATCTAAATAAGAATCTAGAATCAAAAGTTCAAGCAGGGATACAAGAAGCAAAACAAAAAGATAAAAAAATATTAGAACAAGCAAAACTAGCAAGAATTGGTTCTATGATTAGTATGATTGCTCATCAATGGAGACAACCACTAAGTCAATTAAGTGCAATATTGATGGAACTTCAAACTGCCACAAGATTTAAAAAAGTTGATGAAGAACATATTTATAAAGCAGTTGAAAAAAGTGATGAGATGATTGAGTTTATGTCAAATACTATTGATGATTTTAGAAACTTTTATAAGCCAGATAAGACCAAAGAAGAGTTTTTATTATCAGATTCATGTAAAAAAGCTATAAATATAATTGAAGCTACTTTATATAATTTAAATATAGAACTAAATTTAAATATAGTAAATGATAAGAAAATATATGGATACCCCACAGAATTTTCTCAAGTTATATTAAATATTATCTCAAATGCTAAAGATATTTTAGTTGAAAAAAAGATTTCTAAGCCAAGAATAATTTTGACAATTGATACAAAAGGGGTATTGGGAATTATTGAAATTGAAGATAATGCTGGTGGAATAAGTTGTGAAAATATGGAATTGATTTTTGACCCATATTTTAGTACAAAAGACTCATCAAAAGGAACTGGACTTGGACTTTATGTTTCAAAACTAATAGTTAAGCGAAATATGGGTGGTGAACTTAGTGTTTATAATAGTGAAAAGGGAGCTGTTTTTAAAATAGTTATTGCAGGATAA
- a CDS encoding response regulator transcription factor, with protein sequence MTTFDLEELKDISILCVEDEDGIRDSIVNTLGYYFNNVYEASNGNEGYEMYEYYKPKIVLSDIQMKDCDGIEFVKKIRQKDENTIIIMLTAYSNEEYLLELINLNINHFILKPLNTKKLDEIFKKILSKNDECIVLFENLILDLKKRELVYKNNEVIPLRKREKDFLKLLYDNKDGILSYEKIECEIWIDKEMTSYALKSLVKEIRNKLPINIIKNVPQEGYTLVKN encoded by the coding sequence ATGACAACATTTGATTTAGAAGAGTTAAAAGATATTTCGATTTTATGTGTAGAAGATGAAGATGGAATAAGAGATAGTATTGTTAATACTTTGGGATACTATTTTAATAATGTTTATGAAGCTAGTAATGGGAATGAAGGCTATGAAATGTATGAATATTATAAGCCAAAAATTGTTTTATCTGATATTCAAATGAAAGATTGTGATGGTATAGAGTTTGTAAAGAAAATTAGACAAAAAGATGAAAATACAATTATTATAATGTTGACTGCTTATTCAAATGAAGAGTACTTACTTGAACTGATAAATTTAAACATTAATCATTTTATTTTAAAACCATTAAATACAAAGAAACTTGATGAGATTTTCAAAAAGATATTAAGTAAAAATGATGAATGTATAGTTTTATTTGAAAATTTGATACTTGATTTAAAAAAAAGAGAGTTAGTTTATAAAAATAATGAGGTAATACCTTTAAGAAAAAGGGAAAAAGATTTTTTAAAACTTTTATATGACAATAAAGATGGCATACTGTCTTATGAAAAAATAGAGTGTGAAATCTGGATTGATAAAGAGATGACAAGTTATGCACTTAAATCATTAGTCAAAGAGATTAGAAATAAACTGCCTATAAATATAATTAAAAATGTTCCACAAGAGGGCTATACTTTAGTTAAAAACTAA
- the aspA gene encoding aspartate ammonia-lyase gives MEEFFRIEKDFLGEKKIEKDAYYGIQTLRAKENFHITKTNISLFPNFIKSLAKVKKACALANHELGDLTDIQTDAIIQACNEIIDGKFYDQFIVDPIQGGAGTSTNMNTNEVIANRALEILGYERSSYDIIHPNNHINMSQSTNDVYPTAIKLTLFDLIYKLKDSLRFLRDTFNEKSVEFKDVLKMGRTQLQDAVPMTLGQEFKTFATMIDEDIYRLREAQALLKEVNLGATAIGTGINTKKEYRRKAIKYLREVTGVDYVSAGDLIEATQDTGIFVHISGILKRVAIKISKICNDLRLLSSGPRAGLNEINLPPLQPGSSIMPGKVNPVIPEVVNQVAFDVIGADATISIASEGGQLQLNVFEPLIAYKLFNSINMMRRAFHTLATKCVKGITANEEVCMNNILNSVTLVTCLNPILGYEKSSALAKEALATNKRVYDIILEQKLFTKEELDELLHPRNMVNNYDEKEGNDEDNCD, from the coding sequence ATGGAAGAGTTTTTCCGTATAGAAAAAGATTTTTTAGGTGAGAAGAAAATTGAAAAAGATGCTTATTATGGGATTCAAACTTTAAGAGCTAAAGAGAATTTTCATATAACAAAAACCAATATATCATTATTTCCAAATTTTATAAAATCACTTGCAAAAGTAAAAAAAGCTTGTGCTTTAGCAAATCATGAATTAGGTGATTTAACTGATATTCAAACTGACGCTATTATTCAAGCTTGTAATGAAATTATTGATGGTAAGTTCTATGATCAATTTATTGTTGACCCAATTCAAGGGGGTGCTGGAACTTCAACAAATATGAATACAAATGAAGTTATTGCTAATAGGGCTTTAGAAATTTTAGGATATGAAAGAAGTAGTTACGATATTATTCATCCTAATAATCATATTAATATGAGTCAATCAACAAATGATGTTTATCCAACTGCTATAAAGCTTACATTATTTGATTTAATCTATAAATTAAAAGATAGTCTACGATTTTTAAGGGACACTTTTAATGAAAAATCAGTAGAGTTCAAAGATGTACTTAAAATGGGAAGAACTCAATTACAAGATGCAGTTCCTATGACTTTAGGTCAAGAGTTTAAAACATTTGCAACTATGATTGATGAAGATATTTATAGATTAAGAGAAGCTCAAGCACTTTTAAAAGAGGTAAATCTTGGAGCAACTGCAATAGGTACTGGAATTAATACTAAAAAAGAGTATAGAAGAAAAGCTATTAAATACTTAAGAGAAGTTACAGGTGTTGATTATGTTAGTGCAGGGGATTTAATAGAAGCAACACAAGATACGGGAATATTTGTACATATTTCAGGTATTTTAAAAAGAGTAGCTATTAAAATATCTAAGATTTGTAATGACTTAAGACTACTTAGCTCAGGTCCAAGAGCAGGGTTAAATGAGATAAACCTTCCACCACTACAACCAGGAAGTTCAATAATGCCTGGAAAAGTGAACCCAGTAATTCCTGAAGTTGTAAATCAAGTAGCATTTGATGTTATTGGTGCTGATGCAACAATCTCAATTGCAAGTGAAGGAGGTCAGCTACAGTTAAATGTATTTGAGCCATTAATTGCATATAAACTCTTTAACTCAATAAATATGATGAGAAGAGCATTCCATACACTTGCCACAAAATGTGTTAAGGGAATCACTGCAAACGAAGAAGTTTGTATGAACAATATTTTAAACTCAGTTACTTTAGTAACGTGTTTAAATCCAATTTTAGGTTATGAAAAAAGTTCAGCTTTAGCAAAAGAAGCCCTTGCAACAAATAAAAGAGTATATGATATTATTTTAGAGCAAAAATTGTTCACAAAAGAAGAGTTAGATGAACTTTTACATCCAAGAAATATGGTAAATAATTATGATGAAAAAGAGGGAAATGATGAAGATAACTGTGATTAA
- a CDS encoding asparaginase domain-containing protein, producing MKITVINTGGTFNKRYNPIKGQLEVPKDNIALNKIIESCHNVQFDIKNIISKDSLDMTDVDRERICTEIQNSISDNIIIIHGTDTIHLTSAMIKKRIVDKKIVFTGAMVPMSIDESEATMNFSMALGFLSANPSLGTYIAMHGVVVNSSKLVKNREEGKFLIQE from the coding sequence ATGAAGATAACTGTGATTAATACAGGTGGAACATTTAATAAAAGATATAATCCAATTAAAGGACAACTTGAAGTTCCAAAAGATAATATTGCACTAAATAAGATAATTGAATCTTGTCACAATGTGCAGTTTGATATTAAAAATATAATTTCAAAAGATAGTTTAGATATGACAGATGTTGATAGAGAAAGAATTTGTACAGAAATACAAAATAGTATAAGTGATAATATTATCATCATCCATGGAACTGATACTATTCATTTAACATCAGCAATGATAAAAAAAAGAATCGTAGATAAAAAAATTGTATTTACAGGAGCTATGGTTCCTATGAGTATAGATGAATCAGAAGCTACAATGAATTTTTCAATGGCTTTAGGTTTTTTAAGTGCAAATCCTAGTTTAGGTACTTATATTGCTATGCATGGAGTTGTCGTTAACTCTTCTAAGTTAGTAAAAAATAGAGAAGAGGGTAAATTTTTAATTCAAGAATAA
- a CDS encoding ferritin, which produces MISNELQKELITQLNKEYHSAYIYLGMSAYCSKEGFNGAANWFLIQYQEEVAHGMKLFKYLEDQDVEIQLPSIESVEVEYKSLLDVFKKSLAHEQKMTKNLNILSDLAMKDKDHATYNLLQWYVTEQVEEEATVKAIIDHIKLVGDNGYGLYTIDKELSGRTFTDPTAN; this is translated from the coding sequence ATGATTAGTAACGAACTACAAAAAGAACTAATAACACAACTAAATAAAGAATACCACTCTGCATACATTTACTTAGGGATGAGTGCATATTGTTCAAAAGAGGGATTTAACGGTGCAGCAAATTGGTTTTTAATTCAATACCAAGAAGAAGTAGCACACGGTATGAAACTATTTAAGTATCTTGAAGACCAAGATGTAGAAATTCAACTACCTTCTATTGAGAGTGTAGAAGTTGAATATAAATCACTATTAGATGTATTTAAAAAATCCCTTGCACATGAGCAAAAAATGACAAAAAATCTAAATATTTTAAGTGATTTAGCAATGAAAGACAAAGACCATGCAACATATAATCTATTACAATGGTATGTTACAGAACAAGTAGAAGAAGAAGCAACAGTAAAAGCTATTATTGACCATATTAAACTTGTTGGTGATAATGGTTATGGTTTATATACGATTGACAAAGAGCTAAGTGGAAGAACATTTACAGATCCAACAGCAAACTAA
- a CDS encoding manganese-dependent inorganic pyrophosphatase, with protein MAIYTCGHTTPDSDSICSAISLAYLLNAIGREAIPARQGPVSPETQFILDRFGFEAPELKTEFAGCELFITDYSDRGQAPKDIDEATVVGIVDHHKLGDIETSTPLECWIRPVGCTNTIVKEMYDYHKVEIPANIAGVMLCAILSDTVIFKSPTCTAKDIEVVRELAEIAGVEDFGALGMEMFKVKSAVEGVPVRELILRDYKPFDMHGNAVGIGQLEVIDLAIFDGIKAELQADLDKLREENNLHTACLILTDIMKEGSEVLVSSTDASIFEKAFDVKLVDGKVWLDGCLSRKKQIIPFLQPAFA; from the coding sequence ATGGCAATTTATACATGTGGACATACAACTCCTGATTCAGACTCAATCTGTTCAGCGATTTCATTAGCATACCTTTTAAACGCAATTGGAAGAGAAGCAATTCCTGCACGTCAAGGACCAGTTTCTCCTGAAACTCAATTTATTTTAGATAGATTTGGTTTTGAAGCTCCTGAGCTTAAAACTGAATTTGCTGGATGTGAATTATTTATTACAGATTATTCTGATAGAGGACAAGCTCCAAAAGATATTGATGAAGCTACAGTTGTTGGTATTGTAGATCATCACAAATTAGGTGATATTGAAACTTCAACTCCATTAGAGTGTTGGATTAGACCAGTAGGATGTACAAATACAATCGTAAAAGAAATGTATGACTATCACAAAGTAGAAATTCCTGCAAATATTGCTGGTGTTATGTTATGTGCAATTTTAAGTGATACAGTTATTTTTAAATCACCAACTTGTACTGCTAAAGATATCGAAGTAGTTAGAGAATTAGCTGAGATTGCTGGTGTTGAAGATTTTGGTGCACTTGGTATGGAAATGTTTAAAGTTAAATCAGCAGTTGAGGGTGTTCCTGTTAGAGAACTTATTTTAAGAGATTACAAACCATTTGATATGCATGGAAATGCAGTAGGAATTGGTCAATTAGAAGTTATTGATTTAGCTATTTTTGATGGAATTAAAGCTGAATTACAAGCTGATTTAGACAAATTAAGAGAAGAAAATAACTTACATACAGCATGTTTAATCTTAACAGATATTATGAAAGAGGGTTCTGAAGTACTTGTTTCTTCAACTGATGCATCAATTTTTGAAAAAGCATTTGATGTTAAGTTAGTTGATGGAAAAGTTTGGTTAGATGGTTGTCTATCTAGAAAAAAACAAATTATTCCTTTCTTACAACCTGCATTTGCATAA